The Ciconia boyciana chromosome 2, ASM3463844v1, whole genome shotgun sequence genome has a segment encoding these proteins:
- the LOC140648481 gene encoding microtubule nucleation factor SSNA1-like: protein MTQQGAVLQGYNNELVKCIEDLCVQKEELNKQIQQAEEEKNKLQHEIQVLSEQLECVCESLAQKVASRNELDKILAETEAAYMKILDSSRTLLNVLKKEVGSLKHMPELKTNVT, encoded by the coding sequence ATGACTCAGCAGGGAGCTGTTCTTCAGGGTTACAATAATGAGCTAGTGAAATGCATTGAAGACTTGTGTGTgcaaaaagaagagctgaacAAACAAATCCagcaagcagaagaggaaaaaaataaactccagCATGAAATCCAAGTCCTGAGTGAACAACTGGAGTGTGTATGTGAAAGCCTGGCCCAAAAGGTAGCTTCACGGAATGAGCTTGATAAAATTCTTGCTGAAACTGAAGCTGCTTACATGAAGATTTTGGATAGTTCTAGAACTTTGCTTAATGTTCTGAAGAAGGAAGTGGGAAGCTTAAAGCATATGCCAGAACTGAAAACCAATGTAACGTGA